A region of Dioscorea cayenensis subsp. rotundata cultivar TDr96_F1 chromosome 5, TDr96_F1_v2_PseudoChromosome.rev07_lg8_w22 25.fasta, whole genome shotgun sequence DNA encodes the following proteins:
- the LOC120262360 gene encoding tubulin alpha-4 chain-like: MRECISIHIGQAGIQVGNACWELYCLEHGIQPDGQMPSDKTVGGGDDAFNTFFSETGAGKHVPRAVFVDLEPTVIDEVRTGSYRQLFHPEQLISGKEDAANNFARGHYTIGKEIVDLCLDRIRKLADNCTGLQGFLVFHAVGGGTGSGLGSLLLERLSVDYGKKSKLGFTVYPSPQVSTSVVEPYNSVLSTHSLLEHTDVSILLDNEAIYDICRRLIGIDRPSYTNLNRLISQVISSLTASLRFDGALNVDVTEFQTNLVPYPRIHFMLSSYAPVISAEKAYHEQLSVAEITNSAFEPSSMMAKCDPRHGKYMACCLMYRGDVVPKDVNAAVATIKTKRTIQFVDWCPTGFKCGINYQPPTVVPFGDLAKVQRAVCMISNSTSVADVFSRIDHKFDLMYSKRAFVHWYVGEGMEEGEFSEAREDLAALEKDYEEVGAESGEGDEDEDCGEEY; the protein is encoded by the exons ATGAGGGAGTGCATCTCCATCCACATCGGCCAGGCTGGTATCCAGGTCGGAAATGCTTGCTGGGAGCTCTACTGCCTCGAGCATGGCATCCAG CCCGATGGCCAAATGCCCAGCGACAAGACCGTTGGCGGAGGTGACGACGCTTTCAACACCTTCTTCAGCGAAACTGGCGCCGGGAAACACGTTCCCCGCGCTGTCTTTGTAGATCTAGAGCCCACCGTCATCGATGAGGTCCGCACTGGCAGCTACCGCCAGCTCTTCCACCCGGAGCAGCTCATCAGCGGCAAAGAAGATGCCGCCAATAACTTTGCCCGCGGCCACTACACAA TTGGGAAAGAGATTGTCGACTTGTGCCTTGATCGCATCCGCAAGCTTGCAGACAATTGCACAGGCTTGCAAGGGTTCCTAGTCTTCCATGCTGTCGGCGGTGGCACTGGCTCTGGCCTCGGATCACTGTTGCTCGAGCGTCTCTCCGTCGATTATGGCAAGAAGTCCAAGCTCGGCTTCACTGTCTACCCATCCCCTCAAGTCTCTACCTCTGTTGTTGAGCCTTACAACAGTGTTCTCTCAACCCACTCCCTTCTTGAGCACACTGATGTCTCTATACTTCTTGACAATGAGGCCATCTATGATATTTGCCGCCGATTGATTGGCATTGATAGGCCTTCATACACAAACCTAAACAGACTAATCTCACAAGTCATCTCATCTTTGACAGCATCCCTCCGTTTCGATGGTGCCCTGAATGTTGATGTCACTGAGTTCCAGACCAACCTAGTCCCTTATCCACGCATCCACTTCATGCTCTCATCCTACGCTCCTGTGATCTCTGCTGAGAAGGCATATCACGAGCAGTTGTCAGTGGCGGAGATCACCAACAGCGCATTCGAGCCTTCATCGATGATGGCCAAATGTGATCCTCGGCATGGAAAGTACATGGCTTGTTGCTTAATGTACAGAGGTGATGTTGTACCAAAGGATGTGAATGCTGCTGTGGCCACCATCAAGACGAAGAGAACAATCCAGTTTGTTGATTGGTGCCCGACCGGCTTCAAATGCGGGATAAACTATCAACCGCCGACTGTGGTGCCTTTCGGAGATTTAGCAAAGGTGCAAAGAGCAGTGTGTATGATATCAAATTCGACTAGTGTTGCCGATGTCTTCTCTAGGATCGATCATAAGTTTGATTTGATGTATTCAAAGAGGGCTTTTGTGCATTGGTATGTAGGGGAGGGGATGGAGGAAGGTGAGTTTTCAGAGGCTCGAGAGGACTTGGCGGCACTCGAGAAGGATTATGAGGAGGTCGGAGCCGAATCCGGTGAGggtgatgaggatgaagattgTGGTGAAGAGTACTag